One window of the Eschrichtius robustus isolate mEscRob2 chromosome X, mEscRob2.pri, whole genome shotgun sequence genome contains the following:
- the LOC137756383 gene encoding histone H2B-like: MLEPSSETSEESPGTKETSEESPGTKEAEPKNPEQKTPKRRCSRRRRCSRCRRRCSRRRLSDGFDSFATYFGRVLQRVQEGLSLSQEAVNVMDSFVKDIFERIAGEAARLVRSSKRSTLTSRDMQTSVRLLLPGKRGKHAISSATKAVIRYITGK, translated from the coding sequence ATGCTTGAGCCTTCGTCTGAGACGTCTGAAGAAAGCCCGGGCACCAAGGAGACGTCTGAAGAAAGCCCGGGCACCAAGGAAGCCGAGCCGAAGAACCCGGAGCAGAAGACACCGAagcgccgctgcagccgccgtcgccgctgcagccgctgccgccgccgctgcagccgccgccgcctctcTGACGGCTTCGACAGCTTTGCCACCTATTTCGGAAGGGTGCTGCAGCGGGTCCAGGAGGGCCTGAGCCTCTCGCAGGAGGCCGTGAACGTCATGGATTCGTTCGTGAAGGACATCTTTGAGCGAATCGCCGGCGAGGCGGCGCGCCTGGTCCGCTCCAGCAAGCGCTCCACCCTCACCTCCAGAGACATGCAGACCTCCGTGCGCCTGCTGCTgcctgggaagaggggcaagcacgcCATATCCAGCGCCACCAAGGCAGTCATTCGGTACATCACCGGCAAATGA